A genomic segment from Streptomyces sp. NBC_00237 encodes:
- a CDS encoding family 2 encapsulin nanocompartment cargo protein polyprenyl transferase, whose translation MTTTRAADGDAGGSGGTAGPEGGAGPEGAAGLLARTKSAVDPRLRETVDSLPGQVRRIARYHFGWERADGTADRAHAGKAIRPALVLAAVHAFGGDTRQAERAAAAVELAHNFTLLHDDVIDEDPTRRNRPTAWTVFGIPDAIIAGDAMCALALRVLAEDPHPAAQQASARLAACIIELCEGQHADCAFENRAPQDVTIAECLTMAEAKTGALLGCACAIGALYAGAGEAEVEAMDAFGREAGLAFQLIDDLIGIWGDPAHTGKPAGADLAAHKKSLPVVAAMASGSPAAAELAELYRGPAMDATAVRRAADAVERAGGRDWAQSQAADRMARAVQHLSRAVPDLGAADDLLALAEFVTRRTR comes from the coding sequence ATGACCACGACGCGGGCGGCAGACGGCGACGCGGGAGGCTCCGGCGGAACCGCAGGCCCGGAAGGGGGCGCGGGCCCGGAGGGGGCTGCCGGGCTCCTCGCCCGTACCAAGTCGGCGGTCGATCCCCGGCTCAGGGAGACCGTCGACTCGCTGCCGGGGCAGGTCCGCCGGATCGCCCGGTACCACTTCGGCTGGGAGCGGGCGGACGGCACCGCCGACCGTGCCCACGCGGGCAAGGCGATCAGGCCCGCCCTCGTCCTGGCCGCCGTGCACGCGTTCGGCGGGGACACCCGTCAGGCGGAACGGGCGGCTGCCGCGGTGGAGTTGGCGCACAACTTCACCCTGCTGCACGACGACGTGATCGACGAGGACCCGACCCGCCGGAACCGGCCCACGGCCTGGACGGTGTTCGGCATCCCCGACGCGATCATCGCGGGCGACGCGATGTGCGCGCTCGCCCTGCGGGTCCTGGCCGAGGACCCGCACCCGGCCGCCCAGCAGGCTTCCGCCCGCCTCGCGGCCTGCATCATCGAGCTCTGCGAGGGCCAGCACGCGGACTGCGCGTTCGAGAACCGGGCGCCGCAGGACGTCACCATCGCCGAGTGCCTGACCATGGCCGAGGCGAAGACCGGGGCCCTGCTCGGCTGCGCGTGTGCGATCGGCGCGCTGTACGCGGGGGCGGGCGAGGCGGAGGTCGAGGCGATGGACGCCTTCGGCCGCGAGGCGGGCCTCGCCTTCCAGCTCATCGACGACCTGATCGGCATCTGGGGCGACCCCGCCCACACCGGCAAGCCCGCCGGGGCCGATCTGGCCGCCCACAAGAAGTCGCTGCCCGTCGTGGCGGCGATGGCCTCCGGCTCCCCGGCCGCCGCCGAACTGGCGGAGCTGTACCGGGGCCCCGCCATGGACGCCACCGCGGTACGTCGGGCCGCCGACGCCGTGGAGCGGGCCGGAGGCCGGGACTGGGCGCAGAGCCAGGCCGCCGACCGCATGGCCAG
- a CDS encoding family 2B encapsulin nanocompartment shell protein, translated as MSVEAGSEVREQQAPPQQSLGTAAARNLATTTKSAPQMQEITSRWLLRMLPWVQVQGGTYRVNRRLSYSVGDGRVTFVQTGGQVSVIPGELGELPALRTYGDQGVLQELAQRCEQREFAAGDVIAQQGDSADTVYLLAHGRVEKVGSGPYGEEQVLSVLADGSYFGDQALIDGEATWGYTAKAATACTVLALTRNHVLTLADRADSLREHLAALAFLPRQRTNTFGEAPIDLSAGHVGEALVPHTFVDYDAAPREYELSVAQTVLKVHTRVADLYNQPMNQTEQQLRLTVEALRERQEDELVNNREFGLLANCDYEQRLQPHDGVPSPDDLDELLSRRRGNKFFLAHPRAISAIGREFNKRGLVPESVDMGGNQIPAWRGVPIFPCNKIPISDARTTSIICMRTGLEEQGVIGLHQTGLPDEIEPSLSVRFMGIDEQALISYLVTAYYSAAVLVPDALGVLENVEIGRWR; from the coding sequence ATGTCGGTCGAGGCAGGTTCCGAGGTCCGCGAACAGCAGGCGCCGCCGCAGCAGAGTCTCGGTACGGCCGCCGCGCGGAACTTGGCGACCACCACCAAGTCCGCCCCGCAGATGCAGGAGATCACCTCCCGCTGGCTGCTGCGCATGCTTCCGTGGGTGCAGGTCCAGGGCGGCACGTACCGGGTCAACCGCAGGCTGAGCTACTCGGTCGGCGACGGCCGCGTGACCTTCGTGCAGACGGGCGGCCAGGTCTCCGTCATCCCCGGCGAGCTGGGCGAGCTGCCCGCTCTGCGGACGTACGGCGACCAGGGCGTGCTCCAGGAGCTCGCGCAGCGCTGCGAGCAGCGCGAGTTCGCCGCCGGTGACGTCATCGCCCAGCAGGGCGACAGCGCGGACACCGTGTACCTGCTGGCGCACGGCCGTGTCGAGAAGGTCGGTTCCGGCCCGTACGGGGAGGAGCAGGTGCTCAGCGTCCTCGCAGACGGCTCCTACTTCGGCGACCAGGCGCTCATCGACGGAGAGGCCACCTGGGGCTACACCGCGAAGGCCGCGACCGCGTGCACGGTCCTCGCCCTCACCAGGAACCACGTGCTCACGCTCGCCGACCGCGCGGACTCCCTGCGCGAGCACCTCGCCGCGCTCGCGTTCCTGCCCCGTCAGCGCACCAACACGTTCGGCGAGGCCCCCATCGACCTCTCGGCGGGCCACGTCGGCGAGGCACTCGTACCGCACACGTTCGTGGACTACGACGCGGCTCCGCGCGAGTACGAACTCTCCGTCGCGCAGACCGTGCTGAAGGTCCACACCCGCGTCGCGGACCTCTACAACCAGCCGATGAACCAGACCGAGCAGCAGCTCAGGCTCACCGTCGAGGCGCTCCGCGAGCGCCAGGAGGACGAGCTGGTCAACAACAGGGAGTTCGGCCTCCTCGCCAACTGCGACTACGAGCAGCGGCTCCAGCCGCACGACGGCGTGCCCAGCCCCGACGACCTGGACGAGCTGCTGTCCCGGCGGCGCGGCAACAAGTTCTTCCTCGCCCACCCGCGCGCCATCTCCGCGATCGGCCGCGAGTTCAACAAGCGGGGGCTCGTGCCTGAGAGCGTCGACATGGGCGGGAACCAGATCCCGGCCTGGCGCGGCGTCCCGATCTTCCCGTGCAACAAGATCCCGATCAGCGACGCCCGTACGACCTCCATCATCTGCATGCGTACGGGCCTGGAGGAGCAGGGCGTCATCGGGCTGCACCAGACCGGCCTGCCGGACGAGATCGAGCCGAGCCTCTCGGTGCGCTTCATGGGCATCGACGAGCAGGCCCTCATCTCGTACCTGGTGACCGCCTACTACTCGGCGGCGGTACTGGTGCCGGACGCGCTGGGCGTGCTGGAGAACGTCGAGATCGGCCGCTGGAGGTAG
- a CDS encoding Rrf2 family transcriptional regulator, whose product MRLTRFTDLALRVLMRLAVEKGETPTTREVATAMEIPYTHTAKVVSRLQHLGLVEARRGRGGGLALTEAGRTASVGAVVRELEGPGDVVDCEGDAPCPLRSACTLRGALRRAQEAFFAALDPLTVDTLAGSPTGPLLLSLSVTRRDD is encoded by the coding sequence ATGCGGTTGACGAGATTCACCGACCTGGCACTGCGCGTCCTGATGCGCCTCGCCGTCGAGAAGGGTGAGACGCCCACCACCCGCGAGGTGGCGACGGCGATGGAGATCCCGTACACGCACACAGCGAAGGTGGTCTCCCGGCTCCAGCACCTCGGCCTGGTCGAGGCCCGCAGGGGCAGGGGCGGCGGGCTCGCGCTCACGGAGGCGGGCCGGACGGCGTCCGTCGGCGCGGTGGTCCGGGAGCTGGAAGGCCCCGGCGACGTCGTCGACTGCGAGGGCGACGCCCCGTGTCCGCTCCGGTCCGCGTGCACGCTGCGCGGGGCGCTGCGGCGGGCCCAGGAGGCGTTCTTCGCCGCGCTGGACCCTCTGACGGTGGACACGCTGGCGGGATCGCCGACGGGCCCGCTGCTGCTGAGCCTCTCGGTGACGCGCAGGGACGACTGA
- a CDS encoding globin domain-containing protein translates to MLSQTATTTVRATLPAIGAAIEEITALFYDKLFTAHPQLLRDLFNRGNQAAGTQRQALAGSIAAFAAHLVDRPDERPDAMLARIAHKHASLGVTAGQYKVVHKHLFEAIVEVLGDAVTPEVAAGWDEVYWLMANALIALEDRLYAEHGVLKGDTWRDWEVAGRVEETAEVATFRLRPADGRPVPAAKPGQYVSVQVELPDGARQIRQYSLSSAPGSALRTIAVKRVGDGEVSQHLHAHVREGDRLRISAPYGDLVLKDGDAPVLLASAGIGCTPMVSMLEHLAATGRTAPVTVVHADRSPATHPLRADHGALAEKLPSASAHFFYEHPEPGHPAGRTGLVDLADIEVADGTQAYLCGPLPFMRAVREQLLAKGVPAADIHYEVFGPDLWLAAAQES, encoded by the coding sequence ATGCTCTCCCAGACCGCCACCACCACCGTCCGCGCCACCCTCCCCGCCATCGGCGCGGCCATCGAGGAGATCACCGCGCTCTTCTACGACAAGCTCTTCACGGCCCACCCCCAGCTCCTGCGCGACCTGTTCAACCGGGGCAACCAGGCGGCCGGAACCCAGCGCCAGGCGCTCGCCGGTTCGATCGCCGCCTTCGCGGCGCACCTCGTGGACAGGCCCGACGAGCGCCCGGACGCGATGCTCGCCCGCATAGCGCACAAGCACGCGTCACTGGGCGTGACGGCGGGCCAGTACAAGGTCGTCCACAAGCACCTGTTCGAAGCCATCGTCGAGGTGCTGGGCGACGCTGTGACGCCGGAGGTCGCGGCGGGCTGGGACGAGGTCTACTGGCTGATGGCGAACGCCCTCATCGCCCTCGAAGACCGCCTCTACGCGGAGCACGGCGTCCTGAAGGGCGACACCTGGCGCGACTGGGAGGTGGCCGGACGCGTCGAGGAGACGGCCGAGGTCGCCACCTTCCGGCTCCGCCCGGCGGACGGCCGCCCGGTCCCCGCCGCCAAGCCGGGACAGTACGTCTCCGTACAGGTGGAACTCCCGGACGGGGCACGGCAGATCCGGCAGTACAGCCTCTCCTCGGCCCCCGGTTCCGCCCTGCGCACCATCGCCGTCAAGCGCGTCGGCGACGGCGAGGTCTCCCAGCATCTGCACGCGCACGTGCGCGAGGGCGACCGGCTGCGCATCTCCGCACCGTACGGCGACCTGGTCCTGAAGGACGGCGACGCCCCCGTGCTGCTCGCCTCCGCCGGAATCGGCTGCACCCCGATGGTCTCGATGCTGGAGCACCTCGCCGCGACCGGCCGCACCGCCCCGGTGACGGTCGTGCACGCGGACCGCTCGCCCGCCACGCACCCCCTGCGCGCCGACCACGGCGCGCTCGCCGAGAAGCTCCCCTCGGCCTCCGCGCACTTCTTCTACGAGCACCCGGAGCCCGGCCACCCGGCGGGCCGCACGGGCCTGGTGGACCTGGCGGACATCGAGGTGGCGGACGGCACGCAGGCGTACCTGTGCGGCCCGCTGCCCTTCATGCGCGCGGTCCGCGAACAGCTCCTGGCCAAGGGAGTCCCGGCCGCCGACATCCACTACGAGGTGTTCGGCCCGGACCTGTGGCTGGCCGCCGCCCAGGAGTCGTGA
- a CDS encoding N-acetylmuramoyl-L-alanine amidase, with product MANPLSADAFLSALRAEGVTVVEVGNWRTHNRHGHGPWGPVHGVMIHHTVTRGTASTVALCRDGHAGLPGPLCHGVVAKDGKVHLVGYGRANHAGLGDDDVLRAVIAEKRLPPDNEANTDGNRHFYGFECENLGDGQDPWPDAQLEAIERVSAAICRAHGWRSGSVLGHLEWQPGKIDPKGFGMDWMRDRVRDRLK from the coding sequence ATGGCCAACCCCCTCTCCGCCGACGCCTTCCTGTCCGCCCTGCGCGCCGAGGGGGTGACCGTGGTCGAGGTCGGCAACTGGCGCACCCACAACCGGCACGGCCACGGCCCGTGGGGCCCGGTGCACGGCGTGATGATCCACCACACGGTCACCCGGGGCACCGCCTCGACCGTCGCCCTGTGCCGCGACGGCCACGCGGGCCTGCCGGGCCCGCTGTGTCACGGCGTCGTCGCCAAGGACGGCAAGGTCCACCTGGTCGGCTACGGCCGGGCCAACCACGCGGGCCTCGGCGACGACGACGTCCTGCGCGCCGTCATCGCCGAAAAGCGCCTGCCTCCTGACAACGAGGCCAACACGGACGGCAACCGCCACTTCTACGGCTTCGAGTGCGAGAACCTCGGCGACGGCCAGGATCCGTGGCCGGACGCCCAGCTGGAGGCGATCGAACGGGTCTCGGCGGCGATCTGCCGGGCCCACGGCTGGAGGTCGGGTTCGGTGCTCGGCCACCTGGAGTGGCAGCCGGGCAAGATCGACCCGAAGGGCTTCGGGATGGACTGGATGCGGGACCGGGTCCGCGACCGGCTGAAGTAG